Proteins encoded together in one Coffea arabica cultivar ET-39 chromosome 2c, Coffea Arabica ET-39 HiFi, whole genome shotgun sequence window:
- the LOC140003979 gene encoding uncharacterized protein isoform X1, whose amino-acid sequence MSPKKKKIIVAFSPRKRIRDQPRCASFTFRTAKQQSNSSLLRSPLQKTLVLFTVDMENPNPTMSPNPDANQLPEADSLPDGFVESSSTVDQLGPETPKTEDEDKEPEPIDYKEEKLVDPNLRPQLVGDGDLDLVEEKSEEATAVVAGSENAESSRGNAQVEEDCQSSGKSNSDILGPQVDSKGMSSSGNAENNKKAEATEGKRKNAKRTFKSEKEILEFTLKYQHVLAERDSAIAVRDRLESLCRELQRQNKTLMDECRRVSTESQNLRQDLSNKFQDAIKEVSNKLDEQKDECLSQLKENEMLKYKLKELADQYALSEQQHAQKLKQKELELQLADLKLKQHEEKLVQEQSQMKLYAEQVSHLLATEKNLRLQLTADGDKFQQFQEALMKSNEVFETFKQEIEKMAKSIKELKKENAFLKNKCEKSDISLIELVEERELLKKQLERTRNQKEKLEALCRSLQAERKANSTGSSSSDAVAV is encoded by the exons ATGtcaccgaaaaaaaaaaaaataatagtagCGTTTAGTCCACGAAAAAGGATCCGAGATCAACCGAGGTGTGCAAGTTTCACTTTCAGAACTGCAAAGCAGCAAAGCAACAGTTCCCTCCTCCGGTCCCCCCTTCAGAAAACCCTCGTTCTG TTTACAGTTGATATGGAGAATCCCAATCCGACTATGAGCCCTAACCCTGACGCGAATCAGCTTCCGGAGGCAGATTCCTTGCCTGATGGGTTTGTGGAGAGCTCCTCGACAGTCGACCAGCTGGGCCCGGAAACTCCAAAGACTGAGGACGAAGACAAGGAGCCGGAACCGATTGATTATAAGGAGGAAAAATTAGTGGATCCCAATTTGAGGCCTCAGTTAGTGGGTGATGGTGACCTTGATTTGGTTGAGGAGAAAAGTGAAGAAGCAACGGCGGTGGTGGCGGGATCAGAAAATGCTGAATCCAGTCGTGGAAATGCACAAGTCGAGGAAGATTGTCAAAGTTCTGGAAAAT CTAATAGTGATATCTTAGGTCCACAAGTTGATAGCAAGGGGATGTCTTCATCAGGAAATGctgaaaacaacaaaaaagca GAGGCTACTGAAGGGAAACGTAAGAATGCCAAGCGCACATTTAAATCGGAAAAGGAGATTCTGGAGTTCACTTTAAAGTATCAACACGTTCTTGCTGAAAGAGATTCTG CCATTGCTGTTCGAGATAGACTTGAGTCACTGTGTCGAGAATTGCAACGTCAGAACAAAACGCTGATG GATGAATGCAGACGTGTGTCCACAGAGAGTCAGAATTTGAGACAAGATCTGTCAAACAAGTTCCAAGATGCCATTAAA GAAGTAAGCAATAAGCTGGATGAACAGAAAGATGAATGTCTGTCTCAGTTGAAAGAAAATGAGAT GCTAAAATACAAGTTGAAAGAACTTGCTGACCAATATGCACTATCTGAACAGCAACATGCCCAGAAG TTGAAGCAAAAGGAACTTGAACTTCAGCTTGCTGATTTAAAACTTAAGCAACATGAGGAGAAATTGGTCCAGGAACAGTCACAGATGAAATTGTATGCTGAGCAGGTGTCACATCTATTAGCAactgaaaaaaatttgagattaCAGTTGACAGCTGATGGAGACAAATTCCAGCAATTCCAG GAAGCATTGATGAAAAGCAATGAGGTCTTTGAAACATTCAAGCAAGAAATAGAGAAG ATGGCCAAATCAATTAAGGAACTTAAAAAGGAAAACGCATTCTTGAAGAACAAATGTGAGAAATCAGATATATCTCTCATAGAGCTTGTTGAGGAG CGTGAACTCCTAAAGAAACAGCTGGAGAGAACAAGGAACCAGAAGGAAAAACTGGAGGCTTTATGCAGGTCACTTCAAGCAGAGAGAAAAGCAAATTCCACTGGGAGCAGCAGCTCAGACGCAGTTGCAGTTTAG
- the LOC140035013 gene encoding uncharacterized protein — protein sequence MAEKAAIAPNSTTNSYTCIENSNNNGIGRNGQLETSKAERHVWLMKCPPLVSRSLNQHHPHDYSSSSSSSTTSSSLSFSSSSDGHIAKVVVAVDPLLPNDDFSSTQFTMELAGVESGNIPKCYSMDMSTDFIPMSVFSESAQGKVSVEGKIYHKFDMKPHGKTIEDYGKLCRERTTKYMTKTRQIQVIDDDSGQHLRPMPGLFGLKASGPQEKRKMPVKSSELKRTRRDRNEMEEIMFKLFERQPNWTLKQLIQETDQPEQFLKDMLKLLCVYNNKGSNQGTYELKPEYRKSEDEPNCK from the exons ATGGCGGAGAAAGCCGCCATCGCCCCTAACTCCACCACCAACAGTTATACTTGCATTGAAAACAGCAACAATAACGGGATTGGGAGGAATGGGCAGTTGGAGACGAGCAAAGCGGAGAGACACGTCTGGCTAATGAAATGCCCTCCCCTCGTTTCTCGTTCTTTGAACCAGCATCATCCTCATGActactcttcttcttcttcctcttctacCACTTCGTCATCATTGTCATTTTCGTCTTCTTCTGATGGGCATATTGCCAAAGTCGTCGTCGCCGTCGACCCTTTACTCCCCAACGACGACTTCTCTTCTACTCAG TTCACTATGGAATTGGCTGGCGTGGAATCTGGAAACATTCCCAAGTGCTATTCCATGGACATGTCAACGGATTTTATTCCAATGTCTGTATTCTCCGAGTCAGCTCAAG GAAAGGTTTCTGTGGAAGGGAAAATCTATCACAAATTTGACATGAAGCCTCACGGTAAAACCATTGAGGACTATGGAAAATTATGCCGTGAGAGGACAACCAAATACATGACAAAAACTAGACAGATACAG GTTATTGACGATGATAGTGGTCAGCATTTAAGGCCTATGCCCGGATTGTTTGGTCTAAAGGCTTCAGGACCTCAA GAGAAGAGGAAAATGCCAGTTAAGAGTTCAGAGTTGAAAAGAACAAGAAGGGACCGTAATGAAATGGAAGAGATCATGTTCAAGCTCTTTGAAAGGCAACCAAATTGGACACTAAAACAACTTATTCAGGAAACAGACCAACCAGAG CAATTTCTGAAAGACATGCTTAAACTTCTCTGCGTATATAATAACAAGGGATCAAATCAAGGCACTTATGAGCTGAAGCCCGAGTACAGGAAATCTGAAGATGAGCCGAACTGCAAGTAG
- the LOC140003979 gene encoding uncharacterized protein isoform X4 → MENPNPTMSPNPDANQLPEADSLPDGFVESSSTVDQLGPETPKTEDEDKEPEPIDYKEEKLVDPNLRPQLVGDGDLDLVEEKSEEATAVVAGSENAESSRGNAQVEEDCQSSGKSNSDILGPQVDSKGMSSSGNAENNKKAEATEGKRKNAKRTFKSEKEILEFTLKYQHVLAERDSAIAVRDRLESLCRELQRQNKTLMDECRRVSTESQNLRQDLSNKFQDAIKEVSNKLDEQKDECLSQLKENEMLKYKLKELADQYALSEQQHAQKLKQKELELQLADLKLKQHEEKLVQEQSQMKLYAEQVSHLLATEKNLRLQLTADGDKFQQFQEALMKSNEVFETFKQEIEKMAKSIKELKKENAFLKNKCEKSDISLIELVEERELLKKQLERTRNQKEKLEALCRSLQAERKANSTGSSSSDAVAV, encoded by the exons ATGGAGAATCCCAATCCGACTATGAGCCCTAACCCTGACGCGAATCAGCTTCCGGAGGCAGATTCCTTGCCTGATGGGTTTGTGGAGAGCTCCTCGACAGTCGACCAGCTGGGCCCGGAAACTCCAAAGACTGAGGACGAAGACAAGGAGCCGGAACCGATTGATTATAAGGAGGAAAAATTAGTGGATCCCAATTTGAGGCCTCAGTTAGTGGGTGATGGTGACCTTGATTTGGTTGAGGAGAAAAGTGAAGAAGCAACGGCGGTGGTGGCGGGATCAGAAAATGCTGAATCCAGTCGTGGAAATGCACAAGTCGAGGAAGATTGTCAAAGTTCTGGAAAAT CTAATAGTGATATCTTAGGTCCACAAGTTGATAGCAAGGGGATGTCTTCATCAGGAAATGctgaaaacaacaaaaaagca GAGGCTACTGAAGGGAAACGTAAGAATGCCAAGCGCACATTTAAATCGGAAAAGGAGATTCTGGAGTTCACTTTAAAGTATCAACACGTTCTTGCTGAAAGAGATTCTG CCATTGCTGTTCGAGATAGACTTGAGTCACTGTGTCGAGAATTGCAACGTCAGAACAAAACGCTGATG GATGAATGCAGACGTGTGTCCACAGAGAGTCAGAATTTGAGACAAGATCTGTCAAACAAGTTCCAAGATGCCATTAAA GAAGTAAGCAATAAGCTGGATGAACAGAAAGATGAATGTCTGTCTCAGTTGAAAGAAAATGAGAT GCTAAAATACAAGTTGAAAGAACTTGCTGACCAATATGCACTATCTGAACAGCAACATGCCCAGAAG TTGAAGCAAAAGGAACTTGAACTTCAGCTTGCTGATTTAAAACTTAAGCAACATGAGGAGAAATTGGTCCAGGAACAGTCACAGATGAAATTGTATGCTGAGCAGGTGTCACATCTATTAGCAactgaaaaaaatttgagattaCAGTTGACAGCTGATGGAGACAAATTCCAGCAATTCCAG GAAGCATTGATGAAAAGCAATGAGGTCTTTGAAACATTCAAGCAAGAAATAGAGAAG ATGGCCAAATCAATTAAGGAACTTAAAAAGGAAAACGCATTCTTGAAGAACAAATGTGAGAAATCAGATATATCTCTCATAGAGCTTGTTGAGGAG CGTGAACTCCTAAAGAAACAGCTGGAGAGAACAAGGAACCAGAAGGAAAAACTGGAGGCTTTATGCAGGTCACTTCAAGCAGAGAGAAAAGCAAATTCCACTGGGAGCAGCAGCTCAGACGCAGTTGCAGTTTAG
- the LOC140003979 gene encoding uncharacterized protein isoform X2 — protein sequence MSPKKKKIIVAFSPRKRIRDQPRCASFTFRTAKQQSNSSLLRSPLQKTLVLFTVDMENPNPTMSPNPDANQLPEADSLPDGFVESSSTVDQLGPETPKTEDEDKEPEPIDYKEEKLVDPNLRPQLVGDGDLDLVEEKSEEATAVVAGSENAESSRGNAQVEEDCQSSGKCPQVDSKGMSSSGNAENNKKAEATEGKRKNAKRTFKSEKEILEFTLKYQHVLAERDSAIAVRDRLESLCRELQRQNKTLMDECRRVSTESQNLRQDLSNKFQDAIKEVSNKLDEQKDECLSQLKENEMLKYKLKELADQYALSEQQHAQKLKQKELELQLADLKLKQHEEKLVQEQSQMKLYAEQVSHLLATEKNLRLQLTADGDKFQQFQEALMKSNEVFETFKQEIEKMAKSIKELKKENAFLKNKCEKSDISLIELVEERELLKKQLERTRNQKEKLEALCRSLQAERKANSTGSSSSDAVAV from the exons ATGtcaccgaaaaaaaaaaaaataatagtagCGTTTAGTCCACGAAAAAGGATCCGAGATCAACCGAGGTGTGCAAGTTTCACTTTCAGAACTGCAAAGCAGCAAAGCAACAGTTCCCTCCTCCGGTCCCCCCTTCAGAAAACCCTCGTTCTG TTTACAGTTGATATGGAGAATCCCAATCCGACTATGAGCCCTAACCCTGACGCGAATCAGCTTCCGGAGGCAGATTCCTTGCCTGATGGGTTTGTGGAGAGCTCCTCGACAGTCGACCAGCTGGGCCCGGAAACTCCAAAGACTGAGGACGAAGACAAGGAGCCGGAACCGATTGATTATAAGGAGGAAAAATTAGTGGATCCCAATTTGAGGCCTCAGTTAGTGGGTGATGGTGACCTTGATTTGGTTGAGGAGAAAAGTGAAGAAGCAACGGCGGTGGTGGCGGGATCAGAAAATGCTGAATCCAGTCGTGGAAATGCACAAGTCGAGGAAGATTGTCAAAGTTCTGGAAAAT GTCCACAAGTTGATAGCAAGGGGATGTCTTCATCAGGAAATGctgaaaacaacaaaaaagca GAGGCTACTGAAGGGAAACGTAAGAATGCCAAGCGCACATTTAAATCGGAAAAGGAGATTCTGGAGTTCACTTTAAAGTATCAACACGTTCTTGCTGAAAGAGATTCTG CCATTGCTGTTCGAGATAGACTTGAGTCACTGTGTCGAGAATTGCAACGTCAGAACAAAACGCTGATG GATGAATGCAGACGTGTGTCCACAGAGAGTCAGAATTTGAGACAAGATCTGTCAAACAAGTTCCAAGATGCCATTAAA GAAGTAAGCAATAAGCTGGATGAACAGAAAGATGAATGTCTGTCTCAGTTGAAAGAAAATGAGAT GCTAAAATACAAGTTGAAAGAACTTGCTGACCAATATGCACTATCTGAACAGCAACATGCCCAGAAG TTGAAGCAAAAGGAACTTGAACTTCAGCTTGCTGATTTAAAACTTAAGCAACATGAGGAGAAATTGGTCCAGGAACAGTCACAGATGAAATTGTATGCTGAGCAGGTGTCACATCTATTAGCAactgaaaaaaatttgagattaCAGTTGACAGCTGATGGAGACAAATTCCAGCAATTCCAG GAAGCATTGATGAAAAGCAATGAGGTCTTTGAAACATTCAAGCAAGAAATAGAGAAG ATGGCCAAATCAATTAAGGAACTTAAAAAGGAAAACGCATTCTTGAAGAACAAATGTGAGAAATCAGATATATCTCTCATAGAGCTTGTTGAGGAG CGTGAACTCCTAAAGAAACAGCTGGAGAGAACAAGGAACCAGAAGGAAAAACTGGAGGCTTTATGCAGGTCACTTCAAGCAGAGAGAAAAGCAAATTCCACTGGGAGCAGCAGCTCAGACGCAGTTGCAGTTTAG
- the LOC140003979 gene encoding uncharacterized protein isoform X3, protein MSPKKKKIIVAFSPRKRIRDQPRCASFTFRTAKQQSNSSLLRSPLQKTLVLFTVDMENPNPTMSPNPDANQLPEADSLPDGFVESSSTVDQLGPETPKTEDEDKEPEPIDYKEEKLVDPNLRPQLVGDGDLDLVEEKSEEATAVVAGSENAESSRGNAQVEEDCQSSGKSNSDILGPQVDSKGMSSSGNAENNKKAEATEGKRKNAKRTFKSEKEILEFTLKYQHVLAERDSAIAVRDRLESLCRELQRQNKTLMDECRRVSTESQNLRQDLSNKFQDAIKEVSNKLDEQKDECLSQLKENEMLKYKLKELADQYALSEQQHAQKLKQKELELQLADLKLKQHEEKLVQEQSQMKLYAEQVSHLLATEKNLRLQLTADGDKFQQFQEALMKSNEVFETFKQEIEKRELLKKQLERTRNQKEKLEALCRSLQAERKANSTGSSSSDAVAV, encoded by the exons ATGtcaccgaaaaaaaaaaaaataatagtagCGTTTAGTCCACGAAAAAGGATCCGAGATCAACCGAGGTGTGCAAGTTTCACTTTCAGAACTGCAAAGCAGCAAAGCAACAGTTCCCTCCTCCGGTCCCCCCTTCAGAAAACCCTCGTTCTG TTTACAGTTGATATGGAGAATCCCAATCCGACTATGAGCCCTAACCCTGACGCGAATCAGCTTCCGGAGGCAGATTCCTTGCCTGATGGGTTTGTGGAGAGCTCCTCGACAGTCGACCAGCTGGGCCCGGAAACTCCAAAGACTGAGGACGAAGACAAGGAGCCGGAACCGATTGATTATAAGGAGGAAAAATTAGTGGATCCCAATTTGAGGCCTCAGTTAGTGGGTGATGGTGACCTTGATTTGGTTGAGGAGAAAAGTGAAGAAGCAACGGCGGTGGTGGCGGGATCAGAAAATGCTGAATCCAGTCGTGGAAATGCACAAGTCGAGGAAGATTGTCAAAGTTCTGGAAAAT CTAATAGTGATATCTTAGGTCCACAAGTTGATAGCAAGGGGATGTCTTCATCAGGAAATGctgaaaacaacaaaaaagca GAGGCTACTGAAGGGAAACGTAAGAATGCCAAGCGCACATTTAAATCGGAAAAGGAGATTCTGGAGTTCACTTTAAAGTATCAACACGTTCTTGCTGAAAGAGATTCTG CCATTGCTGTTCGAGATAGACTTGAGTCACTGTGTCGAGAATTGCAACGTCAGAACAAAACGCTGATG GATGAATGCAGACGTGTGTCCACAGAGAGTCAGAATTTGAGACAAGATCTGTCAAACAAGTTCCAAGATGCCATTAAA GAAGTAAGCAATAAGCTGGATGAACAGAAAGATGAATGTCTGTCTCAGTTGAAAGAAAATGAGAT GCTAAAATACAAGTTGAAAGAACTTGCTGACCAATATGCACTATCTGAACAGCAACATGCCCAGAAG TTGAAGCAAAAGGAACTTGAACTTCAGCTTGCTGATTTAAAACTTAAGCAACATGAGGAGAAATTGGTCCAGGAACAGTCACAGATGAAATTGTATGCTGAGCAGGTGTCACATCTATTAGCAactgaaaaaaatttgagattaCAGTTGACAGCTGATGGAGACAAATTCCAGCAATTCCAG GAAGCATTGATGAAAAGCAATGAGGTCTTTGAAACATTCAAGCAAGAAATAGAGAAG CGTGAACTCCTAAAGAAACAGCTGGAGAGAACAAGGAACCAGAAGGAAAAACTGGAGGCTTTATGCAGGTCACTTCAAGCAGAGAGAAAAGCAAATTCCACTGGGAGCAGCAGCTCAGACGCAGTTGCAGTTTAG